From the genome of Sphingobacterium kitahiroshimense, one region includes:
- a CDS encoding TolC family protein, whose amino-acid sequence MYNIKIRKWIGIAVMCFIVASCKVPAIPIVKENKVLPVAFNDSTASSQDSSNMIVTPWRDFFSDHYLSSLIDTALKNNQELMITLQEIEIAKSEVRFKQGQLLPTVEARIGSGVEKVGRYTSQGAGDASTDIAPGKKFPDPLMNYEAALTGSWEIDIWGKLHDQKKAAIARYLSTMEGKNFVLTNLVAEVANSYYELLALDNQLDVVQETIKLQKSALEVIQAQKEAARSTELAVQKFKAEMLNSQSLAYEIKQDIQETENRVNLLLGRFAQKIPRDKNSFLTMISPAVHSGIPSQLLANRADIRKAELDLAAAKLDVKVARAEFYPSFNISATLGLEAFKPSYFVKMPESMLYSLAGELAMPLINKNGIKAEFSKASALQLQAMYNYQQTILSAYAEVSNHLSKISNLQKSYDLKSQQVEALTKSNDISNDLFKSARVDYFEVLMTQRDALEAKLELIKTKKDQLNTVANTYRDLGGGWK is encoded by the coding sequence ATGTATAATATTAAGATAAGAAAGTGGATCGGAATAGCCGTTATGTGCTTTATAGTCGCAAGCTGTAAAGTACCCGCTATTCCAATTGTAAAAGAGAACAAGGTACTTCCTGTAGCGTTTAATGACTCGACAGCTTCATCTCAAGACAGTTCAAACATGATTGTTACGCCATGGCGTGACTTCTTTTCAGATCATTACCTGAGCAGTCTGATTGATACAGCTTTGAAAAACAATCAGGAGCTTATGATCACTTTGCAAGAGATAGAAATTGCGAAGAGCGAAGTTCGGTTTAAACAGGGACAATTACTTCCTACTGTTGAAGCGAGAATCGGAAGCGGTGTCGAAAAAGTTGGACGCTATACAAGTCAGGGTGCAGGGGATGCGAGTACTGATATCGCACCCGGAAAGAAATTCCCTGATCCGCTCATGAATTATGAAGCTGCTCTTACCGGAAGCTGGGAAATAGACATCTGGGGTAAATTGCATGATCAAAAAAAGGCCGCTATAGCCCGCTACCTCTCCACGATGGAAGGGAAAAACTTTGTTTTGACAAATTTAGTTGCTGAAGTGGCCAACAGCTACTACGAGTTACTTGCTTTAGATAACCAACTCGACGTCGTACAAGAAACTATCAAGCTCCAAAAAAGTGCATTAGAGGTTATCCAAGCACAAAAAGAGGCCGCAAGATCAACCGAACTTGCGGTTCAGAAATTCAAAGCTGAAATGCTCAATTCGCAAAGCTTAGCGTACGAGATTAAGCAGGATATTCAGGAAACTGAAAATAGGGTTAATCTTTTATTGGGACGATTTGCGCAAAAGATCCCACGGGATAAGAACAGCTTTCTAACGATGATATCACCTGCAGTTCATAGTGGTATTCCTTCCCAGTTATTAGCCAATAGAGCAGATATCAGAAAAGCAGAATTGGATCTAGCGGCTGCAAAATTGGATGTTAAAGTTGCCCGTGCAGAATTCTATCCCTCTTTTAACATTTCTGCAACTTTAGGTTTAGAGGCCTTCAAACCCTCCTATTTTGTAAAAATGCCCGAGTCTATGTTATATTCTCTTGCTGGAGAGCTTGCCATGCCTTTGATCAATAAAAATGGTATTAAAGCTGAATTTAGCAAGGCCAGTGCATTGCAGTTACAAGCGATGTACAACTATCAGCAAACGATATTAAGTGCTTATGCTGAGGTTTCAAACCATCTTTCCAAGATCAGCAATCTGCAAAAAAGCTATGATCTTAAATCACAGCAGGTAGAAGCTTTAACAAAATCAAATGATATCTCTAATGATTTGTTTAAATCTGCCCGGGTTGATTATTTCGAAGTACTGATGACCCAGAGAGATGCATTAGAAGCAAAGTTAGAGCTGATTAAAACAAAAAAAGATCAGTTGAATACTGTCGCAAATACCTATCGTGACCTTGGCGGGGGTTGGAAATAA